The following are encoded in a window of Fibrobacter sp. UWB2 genomic DNA:
- a CDS encoding InlB B-repeat-containing protein encodes MKSFSNLFFALIFATCTISFADQYREVPKKVGDCYQISTAQELNGFIGIVNGNFIKQDTLNEFGWYDFVKDSTACGVLTADIKLVAGEDGWEPFKVFSGTFDGNGHTISNLGVGGGSYFFDTLVKYSKDNPLVVKNVRWADAFAKVSSALVGETNGDVVLDHIYNEINCGFVLGQSGHLTISNSYNTGRISKSGGVFVGKSLGVVSLKNIYNVGSGATLVGYARDTVSVVNGFSIGDGMKSTIVSRYDYQGSYSTIEWENYYYLDTASGSNGGDYGEQFADGSIALKLRYMNDDGAIWGQNVGVDSVPNFSGKITGDHSSTTKVSKITVVSFNGDTTSYPKYYVEGEPRPFGYVPSQRDGYVFSGWFYNPKGAGAAIKTISDRATGDLTIYGKWWKIPKPKGDCYEIASMDDLFGFAAIVNGAPGVKKDSLACGKLVADIKYERKEEDVYDDGLYNNGLWWLPIQNFAGSFNGNGFTVSGLYSVNGEFYEVKSEPVGLFGSISGGSDEKPVVVKNLKIRDSYFYARWSGAPVVGRINEGARVVLDSIVVDMPHYGAHDVGGIVGLINGNTKVTLSNSSKIGETIGEYFIGGLVGCMLGEQQVTIANSFVDGEVTANHNAVGSIVGSANKADILISGVYAKGNVNGYSYMGGFVGSNTKRVRIENSYHIGDIVTGQSCPIGAGAFEGVVIGGFAGTATVLSIVNSYQLGTIRNECYPNRIGALAGYVNPENVHTDNVFFPTTLALADSAKGVAEEKFANGFVAYALHRYDNGKINGSIWGQEVGVDPYPVFKSKLEGFKIDNKISKLVLHTYEGDSLKYANSYMEGVETQLPIPYHEGHYFHGWFTNPEFTGDSIGVIPSTAKGELHYYANFEIKRFYIGVNIHSPKECKSKVEGVGYHDYGSKVVLKPVTSEWCELNDSRTTFTNGVEVIDKVTESDTLDAFFTYKLYNITCYNDTTVYSRLEYTYVSGEKLDNYVWGGNCRDFLGWYDNEKFEGEPYDSVPNGSMGDKKFWAKFGLKDSEECKVSSSSVAKSSSSSVVKSSSSRDGGSSSSMTKPSSSSKSNSLVQIVRPNLKINVLGRSIQIECAVVGTPFAVLDMQGRVLQLGYIQTEHLNLTVARSGTYLVKIGSVKQLVRVGN; translated from the coding sequence ATGAAAAGTTTCAGTAATTTATTTTTCGCTTTAATCTTTGCGACGTGCACCATTTCTTTTGCGGATCAATACCGTGAAGTCCCGAAAAAAGTGGGCGACTGCTACCAAATTTCTACCGCACAGGAGCTAAATGGCTTTATCGGCATTGTCAATGGCAATTTTATAAAACAAGATACGCTCAACGAATTTGGGTGGTATGACTTTGTAAAAGACTCCACGGCCTGCGGTGTACTTACTGCTGATATTAAGCTTGTTGCCGGAGAAGATGGATGGGAACCGTTTAAAGTCTTTTCGGGAACTTTTGACGGAAACGGACACACGATTTCTAATCTAGGAGTCGGTGGCGGCTCGTACTTTTTTGATACGCTTGTTAAATACTCAAAAGACAATCCGCTAGTTGTCAAGAATGTGCGTTGGGCGGATGCCTTTGCTAAGGTGAGCTCTGCACTGGTTGGTGAGACTAATGGCGATGTTGTTCTTGATCATATTTATAATGAAATCAATTGTGGTTTTGTTCTTGGTCAATCAGGGCATTTGACTATTTCTAATTCATACAATACGGGACGTATTTCTAAAAGTGGGGGCGTTTTTGTTGGAAAATCTCTAGGGGTAGTTTCTTTAAAGAACATCTATAACGTGGGTAGCGGCGCTACTTTGGTTGGCTATGCGCGTGATACTGTATCCGTTGTGAATGGGTTCTCGATTGGGGACGGAATGAAGAGCACGATTGTATCTCGTTATGACTATCAGGGCAGTTATTCTACGATTGAATGGGAAAACTACTACTATTTAGATACGGCTAGCGGAAGCAATGGTGGCGATTATGGGGAACAATTTGCCGATGGGTCTATTGCTTTGAAGTTACGTTATATGAATGACGATGGTGCCATCTGGGGCCAAAATGTAGGGGTGGATTCGGTTCCGAATTTTAGCGGTAAAATTACGGGAGACCACAGTTCCACGACGAAAGTGTCTAAAATAACAGTTGTGTCTTTTAATGGCGACACGACCTCGTACCCCAAGTATTACGTCGAAGGCGAGCCAAGACCTTTTGGGTATGTGCCATCGCAAAGAGATGGGTATGTTTTTAGCGGCTGGTTCTATAATCCGAAAGGAGCGGGAGCTGCAATCAAAACGATATCAGATCGAGCTACCGGCGATTTGACGATTTATGGAAAATGGTGGAAGATTCCCAAGCCTAAGGGAGATTGCTATGAAATTGCTTCGATGGACGACCTGTTTGGCTTTGCCGCCATTGTAAACGGAGCCCCTGGTGTGAAAAAGGATTCTCTGGCTTGCGGAAAGCTCGTTGCCGACATCAAGTACGAAAGAAAAGAAGAAGACGTTTATGACGATGGACTGTACAATAATGGATTGTGGTGGCTCCCTATCCAAAATTTTGCCGGAAGCTTTAATGGAAATGGATTCACCGTTAGTGGACTTTATTCGGTGAACGGTGAGTTTTATGAAGTCAAATCGGAACCAGTAGGCTTGTTCGGTTCCATTTCTGGAGGCAGTGACGAAAAGCCTGTGGTCGTCAAGAACTTGAAAATTCGGGACAGCTATTTTTATGCACGCTGGAGTGGCGCACCTGTTGTTGGTCGAATAAATGAAGGTGCTAGGGTTGTATTGGACAGCATTGTTGTGGATATGCCACATTATGGTGCTCATGATGTCGGGGGTATTGTAGGCCTTATTAACGGAAATACAAAGGTGACTTTGAGCAATTCTAGCAAAATAGGCGAGACCATTGGCGAATACTTTATTGGCGGGCTTGTCGGATGCATGTTAGGGGAGCAACAGGTGACCATTGCCAATAGTTTTGTCGATGGCGAAGTCACGGCGAATCACAATGCGGTGGGCTCCATTGTCGGCTCTGCAAATAAAGCCGATATCTTGATAAGCGGGGTCTATGCTAAAGGGAACGTTAATGGCTATAGTTATATGGGAGGCTTTGTCGGTAGCAATACCAAGCGTGTCCGTATAGAGAATTCCTACCATATTGGGGATATTGTAACGGGTCAGAGTTGCCCGATTGGGGCCGGCGCTTTTGAAGGTGTCGTGATAGGCGGCTTTGCTGGAACTGCTACAGTGTTGTCGATAGTCAATTCTTATCAGTTGGGGACTATCCGTAACGAATGCTATCCGAATAGGATTGGTGCACTGGCTGGTTATGTTAATCCCGAAAACGTGCATACTGATAACGTATTTTTCCCGACTACATTGGCTCTGGCGGATTCTGCGAAAGGCGTTGCCGAGGAAAAGTTTGCAAATGGCTTTGTCGCCTATGCCTTGCATCGTTACGATAACGGAAAAATCAATGGGTCGATTTGGGGTCAGGAAGTAGGCGTGGATCCGTATCCCGTGTTTAAGTCTAAATTAGAAGGATTCAAGATTGATAACAAAATATCGAAACTGGTTTTGCATACATACGAAGGTGACTCGCTGAAGTACGCTAATTCTTACATGGAAGGCGTAGAAACGCAGCTCCCCATACCGTATCACGAAGGCCACTACTTCCACGGATGGTTTACGAATCCAGAATTTACGGGAGATTCTATAGGCGTTATTCCCTCGACCGCGAAAGGCGAGTTGCATTACTACGCTAATTTCGAAATAAAGAGATTCTATATCGGCGTTAATATTCATTCTCCAAAAGAGTGCAAGAGTAAAGTTGAAGGTGTTGGATATCACGATTATGGATCCAAGGTCGTGCTGAAACCTGTAACCAGTGAATGGTGCGAGTTGAACGATTCGCGTACGACATTCACCAATGGTGTAGAAGTCATTGACAAGGTGACGGAATCAGATACCCTAGATGCTTTCTTTACTTATAAACTCTATAACATTACATGTTATAACGATACTACTGTATATAGTCGTTTGGAATATACTTATGTATCTGGGGAAAAACTTGATAATTATGTATGGGGAGGAAATTGCCGAGATTTTCTGGGGTGGTATGACAATGAAAAATTTGAGGGCGAACCGTATGATTCTGTTCCAAACGGTTCTATGGGAGACAAGAAATTTTGGGCCAAGTTTGGATTGAAAGACAGTGAGGAGTGTAAGGTGTCGTCTAGCTCTGTCGCCAAATCCAGCAGCAGTAGCGTCGTAAAGTCCAGTAGCAGTAGAGATGGCGGCTCATCGTCCTCCATGACGAAACCGTCTTCTTCCAGCAAATCGAATTCGCTTGTTCAAATCGTTCGCCCGAACTTGAAGATAAACGTCTTGGGAAGAAGTATCCAAATTGAATGTGCTGTTGTCGGGACTCCGTTTGCAGTCCTTGACATGCAAGGACGAGTGCTTCAATTAGGATATATCCAAACGGAGCATTTGAATTTGACTGTCGCTCGATCCGGAACGTACTTGGTCAAAATCGGTAGTGTTAAACAGCTTGTGCGGGTAGGGAATTAA
- a CDS encoding glutamine synthetase III, whose amino-acid sequence MPAAPANVDFYGEDVFNADAMRTYLPKDICEKLLATIDEGVALDPSIAGDVAHAMKRWAMDRGATHFTHWFQPLTGSTAEKHDSFIEPSGGKAIMAFSGKNLIVGEPDASSFPSGGLRSTFEARGYTAWDPTSPAFIKRHGNGATLCIPTAFCSYTGEALDKKTPLLRSLQALSKSTRRLMTCFKAGPKKTTVTLGAEQEYFLIDKRFYLQRPDLYQAGRTIFGATPAKHQQMNDHYFGSIPSRILNFMNDVEKELWKLGIPAKTRHNEVAPAQFELAPLFEEVNLACDHNMLVMETLRNVADRYGLVCLLHEKPFAGVNGSGKHNNWSLSYGKGNLLNPGKDPHQNAVFLTAICAIMYAVDTHADLLRMTCAGAGNDHRLGAHEAPPAIISIYLGDQLTDVIEQLEQGVPKSSKQAGAMKLGSDTLPPLPRDATDRNRTSPFAFTGNKFEFRAPGSSQSCSEPNVVLNTIVAEAFDIISEQLEKLDDKNFHTGLQKILQKIVKEHKRILYNGNGYTEEWVKEAEKRGLPNIRTSMEALKALTKDENIALFEKYGVMNRAEMVSRYEVNVEDYHKRIHIEGEIARDMAKNIILPAVVEAYSKALKTNEMALNQGFPGLDGYAKSLGEGLNRLTTAIDVMEKSLGGLHEGIVDAIAALRKEVDGLEKIVPNELWPLPKYREMLFIY is encoded by the coding sequence ATGCCTGCCGCTCCTGCGAATGTCGATTTCTATGGCGAAGACGTTTTCAATGCCGATGCCATGCGCACCTACCTCCCGAAGGATATTTGCGAAAAATTGCTCGCAACGATTGACGAGGGCGTGGCTCTTGATCCGAGCATCGCTGGTGATGTCGCTCATGCTATGAAGCGCTGGGCGATGGATCGCGGTGCAACGCACTTTACGCATTGGTTCCAGCCTTTGACGGGTTCGACGGCCGAAAAGCACGACAGCTTTATTGAACCGTCTGGTGGCAAGGCCATTATGGCTTTCAGCGGCAAGAATTTGATTGTGGGCGAACCGGACGCTTCGAGCTTCCCGAGTGGTGGTTTGCGCTCCACGTTCGAGGCTCGCGGCTATACCGCTTGGGACCCGACTTCTCCGGCTTTCATCAAGCGTCACGGCAATGGTGCTACGCTCTGCATCCCGACTGCATTCTGTAGCTACACCGGTGAAGCTCTCGACAAGAAGACGCCGCTCCTCCGCAGCTTGCAAGCGCTTTCCAAGTCGACTCGCCGCCTCATGACTTGTTTCAAGGCCGGTCCGAAGAAGACGACTGTTACGCTCGGCGCAGAACAGGAATACTTCCTCATCGACAAGAGATTTTATCTGCAACGCCCGGACCTGTATCAGGCCGGTCGCACGATTTTCGGTGCTACTCCTGCAAAGCACCAACAAATGAATGACCATTACTTTGGCAGCATCCCGAGCCGCATCTTGAACTTTATGAACGATGTGGAAAAGGAACTGTGGAAGCTTGGTATCCCGGCAAAGACTCGTCACAACGAAGTGGCTCCGGCCCAGTTCGAACTTGCTCCGCTCTTTGAAGAAGTGAACCTTGCTTGCGACCACAACATGCTTGTGATGGAAACGCTTCGCAATGTGGCTGACCGCTACGGTCTCGTTTGCTTGTTGCACGAAAAGCCGTTTGCAGGCGTGAACGGTTCTGGCAAGCATAACAACTGGAGTCTTTCTTACGGCAAGGGCAATTTGCTCAATCCGGGTAAGGACCCGCATCAGAACGCCGTGTTCCTCACCGCCATTTGCGCCATCATGTATGCTGTCGATACGCATGCTGATTTGCTCCGCATGACTTGCGCAGGTGCTGGTAACGATCACCGTCTTGGCGCTCACGAAGCTCCTCCGGCAATCATCTCCATTTACCTCGGCGATCAGCTCACGGACGTGATTGAACAGCTCGAACAAGGCGTGCCGAAGTCCAGCAAGCAGGCGGGTGCCATGAAGCTTGGCTCTGATACGCTCCCGCCGCTTCCGCGTGATGCTACGGATCGCAACAGAACTTCGCCGTTTGCATTTACGGGCAACAAGTTTGAATTCCGCGCACCGGGCTCAAGCCAGAGCTGCTCTGAACCGAACGTTGTTCTGAATACGATTGTCGCTGAAGCTTTCGACATAATCTCTGAGCAGCTCGAAAAGCTTGATGACAAGAACTTCCACACGGGCCTGCAAAAGATTCTGCAAAAAATCGTGAAAGAACACAAGCGCATTCTTTACAATGGCAACGGCTACACTGAAGAATGGGTGAAGGAAGCTGAAAAGCGTGGCCTCCCGAACATCCGCACTTCTATGGAAGCGCTCAAGGCTTTGACGAAGGATGAAAACATTGCGCTCTTCGAAAAGTATGGCGTGATGAACCGTGCCGAAATGGTTTCCCGTTACGAAGTGAATGTGGAAGATTACCACAAGCGCATCCACATCGAAGGCGAAATCGCTCGTGACATGGCGAAGAACATCATTTTGCCTGCTGTTGTCGAAGCATACTCCAAGGCGCTCAAGACAAACGAAATGGCCCTTAACCAGGGCTTCCCGGGTCTTGACGGCTACGCCAAATCACTTGGCGAAGGCTTGAATCGTTTGACGACTGCAATTGACGTAATGGAAAAATCGCTCGGTGGACTCCACGAAGGCATTGTCGATGCGATTGCCGCTCTCCGCAAGGAAGTGGATGGCCTCGAAAAGATTGTGCCGAACGAACTTTGGCCGCTGCCGAAGTATCGCGAGATGCTGTTTATTTATTAG
- a CDS encoding sigma-54-dependent Fis family transcriptional regulator yields the protein MDIEALENTTFAAIVEKIQKVRKRGELLESIHGILKKNFETVEAEHQIECQKIRNVIEGIPGELIGNTREMREVSKLVRQIAPTAATVLIRGKAGTGKEYVARSIHELSERKDSPFVALNCDALTEGANSFESELFGFERGAFTGATNRHIGKAEQANGGTLFLDEVADLPLPAQIKLLQFIQEQSFKRLGSNIEQRCNVRLIASTGKNLEAMMQHGTFREDLYYRLNIFQISLPELIQRKTDILLLADHFIEKMNYKYGKKILRLSSPAIDMLMSYHWPGNVRELENCIEHACLATTDVCINAYDLPPTLQTDVTSGTSVLPEGNSPLATLMDSYEREILSEALRRHDGNMSAAGRDLSVSPRMMLYKIRRLGIAASN from the coding sequence ATGGATATCGAAGCTCTTGAAAACACGACTTTCGCGGCCATCGTCGAGAAAATCCAAAAGGTTCGCAAGCGTGGCGAGCTTTTAGAGAGCATTCACGGGATTTTAAAGAAAAACTTCGAAACAGTCGAAGCGGAACACCAAATCGAATGCCAAAAAATTCGTAACGTCATTGAAGGCATTCCAGGCGAACTCATCGGCAACACGCGCGAAATGCGCGAAGTGAGCAAGCTCGTCCGCCAAATTGCCCCCACCGCAGCAACAGTTCTCATCCGCGGCAAGGCAGGCACCGGCAAGGAATACGTCGCCCGCAGCATTCACGAACTTTCGGAACGCAAAGATTCTCCGTTCGTAGCGCTAAACTGCGATGCCCTCACTGAAGGTGCGAACTCTTTTGAAAGCGAACTTTTCGGTTTTGAACGCGGAGCGTTCACAGGCGCTACCAACCGCCACATCGGCAAGGCCGAACAAGCTAACGGCGGCACGCTCTTTCTAGATGAAGTTGCCGACTTGCCGCTCCCCGCGCAAATCAAGCTATTGCAATTTATTCAGGAACAAAGTTTCAAGCGCCTCGGCAGCAACATTGAGCAGCGCTGCAACGTGCGCCTTATCGCAAGCACAGGCAAAAATCTCGAAGCCATGATGCAACATGGCACGTTCCGCGAAGACCTTTATTACCGCCTGAACATTTTCCAGATTTCACTCCCCGAGCTTATCCAGCGCAAGACGGATATTTTACTTTTAGCGGACCATTTCATCGAAAAGATGAATTACAAATACGGCAAGAAAATTTTGCGTTTAAGTTCGCCCGCCATCGACATGCTCATGAGCTACCATTGGCCAGGTAACGTGCGCGAACTCGAAAACTGCATCGAACACGCATGCCTTGCGACAACTGACGTCTGCATCAATGCCTACGACTTGCCGCCCACGCTGCAAACCGACGTAACTTCGGGCACTTCCGTACTCCCCGAAGGCAACAGCCCGCTTGCGACTCTGATGGACAGCTACGAGCGCGAAATTTTAAGCGAAGCGCTCCGCCGTCATGACGGCAACATGAGCGCCGCTGGGCGCGACCTTTCCGTAAGCCCGCGCATGATGCTATACAAAATAAGGCGGCTAGGAATAGCCGCCTCGAATTGA
- a CDS encoding TonB-dependent receptor, producing the protein MRGCLTVCRSVYGRLGVRVCAGVLLASAFSFSEEFIQDLGESSVFTTTDVEKPLQASSSYAEVKPEAWEGRGLSAAEVLAALPGVQYYRQGGVGSFQTVSIRGVAAKNIVVCIDGIPLNDASGGAVDLGTIDLNQVEKIEVYKDRVPAKFGGRGIGGAINFVTKGSRPAETVLSSDERKSGRVLLSYGSHNTWEASTQLLSRLTDSASVSASLSARHSDNDYEFSSNNKTPSNLEDDFTDTRRNAEFTEYSGLFKARILHANGVFSTLNFNFSLAEGGNPGRDDYQTSVAGYKGEFASAVYRAELPQLWNWLWLELSLTGRFEKAVSHSYYPLDHLGYVSSDFLKYGAAGYSLVPEILANYSSEKIEANLRLSLDMSYYQGRGSSKPWNLTRYATTVSGDVMYNILKTLSVGGEGAVLFIKDDIHGGEYVSPVLSKKLTSAEDRDVSFMGRGFMRYDAPDSRYGGSLSFGRLFRAPQLMELYGVYPGVVSNTDLCDESALRFEVGGYYMIPKSKTVLRATYFETSIKNAIYWVSSGNFMKPLNIGKSHIRGLEAELESKPKKWFTAILRATFQKTEDESSEPYYNGKMLPYEPARSYYAEAKFDLPYHFDFTWTSEYRTRIFEDRTNRIKQPAVDLHHLSLGYNPFSKTRLVFSLRNLTDEIYRTTYSPFPTPGREYKLTLTQGF; encoded by the coding sequence TTGCGTGGATGTTTGACTGTATGCCGTAGTGTTTACGGTCGTTTGGGCGTTCGCGTTTGTGCGGGCGTGCTGTTGGCGAGCGCTTTTTCGTTTTCCGAAGAATTCATTCAAGATTTAGGCGAGTCGTCGGTTTTTACGACGACGGATGTTGAAAAGCCCTTGCAGGCGTCTTCGAGCTATGCCGAAGTCAAGCCCGAAGCTTGGGAAGGCCGTGGGCTTTCGGCGGCCGAAGTCTTGGCCGCGCTCCCGGGTGTGCAGTATTACCGCCAGGGCGGTGTCGGGAGTTTCCAGACGGTGAGCATCCGCGGGGTAGCCGCAAAGAACATTGTCGTGTGCATCGACGGAATTCCGTTGAACGATGCGTCGGGCGGTGCGGTTGACTTGGGAACAATCGACTTGAATCAGGTCGAAAAGATTGAAGTCTACAAGGACCGCGTGCCGGCGAAGTTTGGCGGTCGCGGTATTGGCGGTGCAATCAACTTTGTCACGAAAGGCTCCAGGCCTGCCGAAACGGTGCTCTCGTCTGACGAGAGAAAATCGGGACGCGTGCTCTTGAGCTATGGAAGCCACAACACGTGGGAAGCCTCGACACAGTTGCTTTCACGTTTGACGGACAGCGCTTCGGTAAGTGCTTCTTTGTCGGCGCGCCACAGCGACAACGATTACGAATTTAGCAGTAACAACAAAACACCTTCTAATCTTGAAGATGATTTTACGGATACTCGCAGAAATGCGGAGTTTACGGAATACTCTGGACTTTTCAAAGCTCGCATACTTCATGCCAATGGCGTGTTTTCGACATTGAACTTTAACTTTAGTTTAGCTGAGGGTGGTAATCCTGGTCGTGATGACTATCAGACATCAGTAGCTGGTTACAAGGGCGAATTTGCGTCGGCTGTTTATCGAGCAGAATTGCCGCAACTTTGGAATTGGCTTTGGCTGGAACTTTCGTTGACGGGACGTTTTGAAAAGGCGGTTTCGCATTCGTACTATCCACTAGATCACTTGGGCTATGTCTCGTCGGATTTTTTGAAGTATGGAGCCGCGGGTTACAGTCTCGTTCCTGAAATTTTGGCAAATTACTCTAGCGAAAAAATCGAAGCAAATTTGCGTTTGTCGTTAGATATGAGCTATTATCAAGGGCGGGGTTCTTCGAAGCCTTGGAACTTGACCCGCTATGCAACGACGGTTTCGGGTGATGTTATGTATAACATTTTAAAGACTCTGTCGGTGGGCGGTGAAGGCGCGGTACTTTTTATTAAGGATGATATTCATGGTGGAGAGTATGTATCGCCGGTGCTGTCAAAAAAATTGACATCAGCTGAAGATCGTGATGTGTCCTTTATGGGGCGAGGCTTTATGCGTTATGACGCGCCAGATTCTCGATATGGAGGCAGTTTGAGTTTTGGTCGGTTGTTCCGTGCACCGCAGCTGATGGAACTTTATGGTGTTTATCCTGGGGTGGTGTCGAATACGGATCTTTGTGATGAATCTGCGCTCCGCTTTGAAGTGGGGGGCTACTATATGATTCCAAAAAGTAAAACGGTTTTGCGAGCAACGTATTTTGAAACGAGTATAAAGAATGCGATTTATTGGGTCAGCAGTGGAAATTTTATGAAGCCTCTGAACATTGGCAAATCGCATATTCGAGGTTTAGAAGCTGAATTAGAAAGTAAACCTAAAAAGTGGTTTACTGCAATTTTGCGTGCGACTTTCCAAAAGACGGAAGACGAAAGTAGTGAGCCTTATTATAACGGAAAAATGCTCCCGTACGAGCCGGCACGTTCGTATTATGCCGAAGCAAAATTTGATTTGCCTTACCATTTTGATTTTACATGGACTTCGGAATACCGTACAAGAATTTTTGAAGATAGAACAAATCGCATAAAGCAACCTGCTGTGGATTTGCATCATTTGTCATTGGGCTATAATCCTTTTAGCAAAACTAGACTCGTGTTTTCGCTTCGGAACTTGACGGATGAAATTTATCGAACGACTTATTCACCGTTTCCAACTCCGGGGCGAGAATACAAATTAACATTAACACAGGGGTTTTAA
- a CDS encoding radical SAM protein, which translates to MRALLSLTEKCNLRCTYCYYNESQNERCADMSDEVREASLRYLLDKTIEFKHDFLSITFFGGEPLLRFDAIQKSVDFLKELVESRRSEHSKGFALIFAINTNGTLLNDEVLEYFKKEKFSIYVSIDGPASRHNISRRTVNNKGSFEAIAPFIPKLVEQNAFVISVINRNNIKGLTDSVKWLKAQGFNQVQNAVDFDGHWTSEDMDVLAAEYTKLAELWYNLKKEKSDFYIQTIQDHILLHALNLKVKHCSCDILKGSIGIATNGNVFPCSRFISSKPNAPYLLGNVLDKEDHIYDSPAAQEVYKFLETEKKECIGCAIQHRCAAHECGCTSFYTTGSLFGVSPEVCTHERILSAICDEFAVKLQNEGKAEDIL; encoded by the coding sequence ATGAGAGCTTTATTAAGTTTAACAGAAAAATGTAACCTTAGATGCACCTATTGTTATTATAACGAGAGCCAAAACGAACGTTGCGCCGACATGAGCGACGAGGTCAGAGAAGCAAGCCTCCGTTACCTTTTAGACAAGACCATCGAATTTAAGCACGATTTTCTTTCAATCACATTCTTCGGAGGCGAGCCACTCCTAAGATTTGACGCTATTCAAAAAAGCGTTGATTTTCTCAAAGAACTTGTCGAAAGTCGCCGTTCTGAACATTCCAAAGGCTTTGCATTGATATTTGCCATAAACACGAATGGCACCTTATTAAATGACGAAGTTCTCGAATATTTCAAAAAAGAAAAATTCTCAATATACGTATCAATCGACGGCCCTGCATCACGACACAACATTTCAAGACGAACCGTAAACAACAAAGGGAGTTTCGAAGCTATAGCACCATTCATTCCCAAATTGGTCGAGCAAAATGCTTTCGTGATTTCAGTAATCAACCGGAACAATATTAAGGGATTAACCGATTCTGTCAAATGGCTTAAAGCGCAAGGTTTTAATCAAGTTCAAAATGCAGTTGATTTCGACGGGCATTGGACTTCTGAAGACATGGATGTGCTTGCAGCTGAATATACCAAACTTGCAGAACTATGGTACAACCTTAAAAAAGAGAAAAGCGATTTTTACATACAAACAATACAGGACCATATTCTGCTCCACGCCCTCAATCTAAAGGTAAAACATTGCTCCTGCGACATTCTTAAGGGATCTATCGGCATTGCCACAAATGGAAATGTCTTTCCGTGTAGCAGATTCATTTCTAGCAAGCCCAATGCACCCTACTTACTAGGCAACGTTCTAGACAAAGAAGATCACATATACGACAGTCCCGCCGCTCAAGAAGTCTACAAGTTTCTCGAAACCGAAAAAAAGGAATGCATCGGATGTGCAATCCAACATCGCTGCGCTGCACATGAATGTGGTTGTACCTCATTTTACACAACAGGAAGTCTATTTGGGGTTTCACCAGAAGTGTGCACCCACGAAAGAATTCTAAGCGCAATTTGCGATGAATTCGCCGTCAAGCTTCAAAATGAAGGTAAGGCGGAAGACATTCTATAA
- a CDS encoding DMT family transporter, whose translation MKPVPIKALESSANASRGLALWHLLAIGTIAFWGTSFVSTKVLLNHGFSAVQIFTLRFTVTYLLLLAMTHKQFRCENWKHELILCLCGLTGCTFYFWAENTALTISPSSNVSLIVCTNPLLTMIFGGLIYKSERLCKRQIFGCVITFIGMVLVVLNGKFILKLSPVGDLLAFSSACMWTIYSLIVRPLNGKYSTLFITRKMFFYGALSSIIIMLGETDKSVPWQNFAEPVVSLNFLCLTVFSSLFGYLIWNKVLKQLGTVLASNYIYAIPLVTIITAVIALGEKITAVALMGAAAIVAGMVLAEWKK comes from the coding sequence ATGAAACCGGTTCCGATTAAAGCTCTCGAATCTTCTGCAAACGCTTCGCGCGGTCTTGCTCTTTGGCATTTGCTTGCCATAGGGACGATTGCATTTTGGGGCACGAGTTTTGTGAGCACGAAGGTGCTTTTGAATCACGGTTTCTCGGCGGTGCAGATTTTTACGTTGCGCTTTACGGTGACGTACTTGCTGCTGCTTGCTATGACGCATAAACAATTCCGTTGCGAAAACTGGAAGCACGAGTTGATTCTGTGCTTGTGCGGACTCACGGGGTGCACGTTTTACTTTTGGGCGGAGAATACGGCGCTCACGATTTCACCGTCGAGCAATGTCTCGTTGATTGTCTGCACGAATCCGCTTTTGACGATGATTTTTGGCGGGCTCATTTACAAAAGCGAACGCCTTTGCAAACGGCAAATTTTCGGGTGCGTGATTACGTTTATCGGGATGGTGCTTGTTGTGTTGAATGGAAAGTTTATTCTGAAGCTTTCGCCGGTTGGCGATTTGCTCGCGTTCAGTTCGGCATGCATGTGGACGATTTATTCCTTGATTGTCCGGCCCCTCAACGGAAAATATTCTACGTTGTTTATCACGCGAAAGATGTTTTTCTATGGCGCGCTCTCGTCAATAATCATTATGCTTGGCGAAACGGATAAGTCTGTCCCGTGGCAGAACTTTGCGGAACCTGTCGTGTCGCTCAACTTCCTTTGCCTCACGGTTTTCTCGTCGCTGTTTGGCTACTTGATTTGGAATAAAGTTTTAAAGCAACTTGGGACGGTTTTGGCGAGCAATTACATATACGCAATTCCACTCGTGACGATTATTACAGCGGTGATTGCGCTTGGCGAAAAAATAACGGCCGTCGCCCTTATGGGGGCAGCGGCCATTGTTGCGGGCATGGTGCTCGCGGAATGGAAAAAGTAA